tacggactagcccatacttacatcttgggaactcggtagtataattgagtgggagtgttaatcatagatatgaacatctatagcttctgatgaagaaatgaaacgatggtttccttttactttggttcaaggtgttaaatgatagagatctcattttagtaattaaattagtttactgaaatatcatttacaaggaactaagtgttttaaggataaaatacaatgaggggtaaaacggtattttagtcctatctcattgtagaccgtctatagaggattgagtgacaattatggttgtaacaatggataattaatagcgtatctatatttgttatagagcgttctatgaattcaagagtgcaattccggatctatagtggagtcacgaggaattaataagttagtaaatttatttgttagatttatgataacttattggagcttgatttcataggcccatggtccccattgtaccttggataaaatgatctagatagtctcaattaattgatttaatcatcaattagaattatcaaagttgaccaggtcaattttgtatagtttcacagagttgtgtaattttgagaagaaacgaaaaaattatggcagatttattaattaagataaattggtatctaaattaataaataagtttaaatcaaagttcaaattataaataattaattttataaaggatttaaataattatttaattaattaaatcaatggaaaataatacatgccttgattttaagtctaatgggcttataatcaaatgggaaatttcacgggcctaaagcccatgataatttcgacctagggctttaaaaatggctattattttattgattttttaattaaattaaatggcctaattgagtctataaaaggagtgcttagagagaagtcaaaacataagtttaatcactggctttctgatagttttagattctctctaaacacaagtcattttctaagcctctttgattattttctcttcttcttctctgtatctatctcatgtgttgtgaatactagtctaggtgattctaaggatacattggaagattgtgaagaaaatagaagatcggttcagtttcttgataatactctgcgacagagaggatacaagagttagagaaactgaaggaaggactctttcatttcgttgcgtatactgtacgtattctattctttgtttctctttgaattcaattttagaaacatgttttaggctacctcgtattaatttgtttaatattagatatacacgaaaataaataaagatcatgtataagttttcccaacaacaccAAGTAACTAGAATAGTCTCAATCAACATCAAAAAATTTGATGGTTTTATTCGAACATTGAAGAATGTTAGGTAGGTTCCTAATCTGTTTAAAAATTTGGTTTCGCTAAGCGTGCTTGATGATGCAGATTAtacaataaaaataaagtgtGGAACCATGAAGATTTGTAGAGGTTCAATGGTAGTTCTTAAGGAAATCAAGAAAGACTCTCTATACTACCTAATTGGTGAAACAGTAACTGGCAGCAATCCTTTAGCTGAGGCACCAGAAGATCACAAGACAATCCTATGGCATAGGAGGCTTGGTCACATAAGTGATAAGGTCTTGCAAGTGTTATAGCAACAAAGCTTACTTGGAAATGATAAGTGAGCAAGGTAGATTTTTGTGAGAATTGTGTCTTGGGCAAATATCACATATTGCCTTTCAAAGTTGGGCAACACAATTCAAGGGGCATACTTAAATACCTACATGCTGACTTATGGGTTCCAGAAAAGACTCCAACCATTGGAGGTAACAATTACTTTCTTTTTATTGTAGATGATTTTTCTAGAAAAGTATGGGTGCATTTATTGAAACATAAAAATGATGCATTTGAGGCTTTTATAAATTGGAAAATTTATGGAAAATCAAACAAATAGGAAGATTAAAATATTGAGGACCGATAATGGATTAGAATTTTTCAACGAGATTTTTGACACATATTGTAGAGAGAATGATATTCAGAAACATAGGACTGTGAGAGTAACACCTCAACAAAATTGGGAGGCTGAGAGAATGAATTAAACACTTCTTGATAAAACTAGATGTATGATGATTAGTTTAGGGATACCCAAGGGATTTTGGGGGGAAGCTATAATGACAGTTGCATATCTAGTAAATAGATGTCCTAATACAACTATAGAGTTTAAGACACTTGAAAGATAAATGGTCCAATGGACCACCAAACTTGTCATACTTAAGAGTATTTGGGTGTGCTGCTTATGCACATCAAAGAGAGGGTAAATTAGATCATAGAGCAGTTAAGTGTGTATTTTTGGGTTATCAATAGGGAACTAAAGGTTACAAATTATGGGTTAAAGAAAACAAGGGTTACAAACTTGTAATCAGTTATGATGTTATATTTAAAGAATATTTTCTTCCTTGTTTATCTCAAACTAACATTTCTACAGGTAAAGAACAAAATAGTACTAACAATGCAGGTACAATAGAGACTTTAGTTCAGGTGGAAACAAGAGCACCCAGCACAAATCAGGTGGAAGAAACTAAGATTCAGACCCCAACTCGAACTCCAACTGAAATTAAGagtggcaatttgggtcacgacacgaaaataaatgggtttgggtgacacgtttaataattgtGTTCATGTTCGTGTTTAAGTTTTTGAcatgtttaataatcgtgtcgtgttcgtgtttaccttatgTCGTAtcataatcgtgttgacccatttcataatcgtgtcgtgtcgtgtcataatcatgtcaacacgataacacgaataattatcataggttttatgattttttttcatatagttatgattaattgtGTTAATTTCATGGTGTCATGACACATTAATCATGTCATAATTGTGTTATCGTGTtgtgtcgtgttgacccgtttaataatcacGTCGTGTACGTGTTCgtgtttttgacacgtttaataatcgtgtcgtgttcgtgtttgccTTAATtgattcgtgtcgacacgaatctggaacgtttacacgaattgccacccctagCTGAAATGCAAGCAAACTAAAGTGTAGATACATCTGAAATACAAGCAGATCTAACTACGTCATATTAGCTTGCAGGCGATAGAGTCGGGAGAAAGCCAAAACCAGTCCAGAAGCTTACACTTACAGTTTGGGATGACACGATAGCCTATGCATTGATGTCAGCAATTGAGTTAGCAAATTCAGAACCCAATACATATGAAAAGGTTGTAAAAAGTTCAGATTCAAAGCATTGGGTTGATGTTATGAAGAAGGAGATGCGGTCTTTGTACAAGAATGGTACTTGGACGCTGGTTAATAGACCCAAAGACAAGAAAGTGGTAGTGATAACTAGTGATGCACACAGGGCGGGGAATTGGCGGGGAGTGCTCCACCCGTCCCCGTCCCCATTTATATTTCTAATCTCCATCCTCGCCTCATCCCCGCTTATTCCCCGTCGGGGACGGGGTGGGGAATCCCCTATTGGGGCGGGGAATCCCCACggggaacccatttatttaaaaaataaattttaaattaaaattttcaaacaaaaattgtaaattatatgtaaataaaaatattgcacaatatttattatttaaaatattaaacactatcctaaataaaaatttaaaatattaaaaaatttactactatactacaaaaacacataaagaaatatataaaatacatataaaatataacaaaatatataaaaaattaaacggGGCCCTGTCGGGGCGGGGAGTACTATCCCCGTCCCCGCCTCGTTCCCCATTTAGACGGGGATTCCCTGCCCCATTAGGAGCGGGTCCCCGCGAGGCCCCGTCCCCatggggaaaatgtgcatccctagTGATAAttctaggaattagagttatttttatgcttttaaacttatatttttatcaagaaaatggtggtttagggtgttttgtagtgtttttattttagtttatcaaatattaattataataagataatattaaatattagtataGTGTTTGAAAAATATGTCCTAACTTGTTGAATTTTGTCTTGACAGATGATTGGTAAAGCTTTGGACATTTTGAGAAGGATTTGAAGCTTAAAGTGAATCAGGATTTGGGGATGCTGCAGCATGGAAGTAGCATTACGTTCTACCTGCCAGCTATTTTAAAGACCCACGTGGGAGACTAAATAACTATCATATCCAGCCCAGTTTCTTTCTTTGGACCTATTTGAGTTGGGCTGAAAGGTAATAAAATGACTTTTGGGCCTTTAATTTACATGGGTCCATTTTgcttaaaaaaaaaggaaagaaaggagATGGAAGTAGGAAGGACCACGTGGGTAATGAAGGGGAATGACCTAGTGATCTATCATCATCTTTCCTTAATTTGGCAAGACACGTACATACCAGAGAAAAAACTAGTAGCAGCCCCCTGATACAAGGAGAACACCTATTGTTTTGGAGAGCTTtaaatatgaagaagaagaagaggaaaggcAAGGGTGACTCTAGAAGACAAGGAAAACTTGGGCACATCCTCCCATTGGCTTGCCTCTCTCTCTAATCTTAGTATCTTTAATTTTTCTTGTCAAATTTCTGAATATGGACTGCCCTtatttgggtggttttgagtttGTAACTATGATCTAAACTCTAATTAGCTAGGATAATTTGAACCCTAATATGTGACTTATGATACTTTGATTATAATGTTAAATGCAATTTAAGGTTGATTCAATCAATTGTTTATCATGTTTAATGCTTGCTAATGAATGATCACCTATAGTGAGTAGTTGGGTTAATGTTCAAATCTAAAAAGTTTGGAATTAATTGACACACAATTTGAATGGTGCATGCTTGAATTCTTTGATTTCAATATTGTAGTGATATAGacatatattattaccatgcatAGACTTATGGAATTGATGCTTGAATggaatctataaaattaaaatagcaTACACATATGTGgtttaattaaatgattataaccaTAGTACTTTGACGAAAGCCTATGAAATTAATTGGAATTCTTGACTGATAGACAACTGGTTGCTGCAGCATCAATCCAGCATCACTGTCAGAGTTGCATATTAGGGGGATAATAATTCTAGTTGCCATCTTACTAATTGTCACTCTTTGCTACTATTTTCccaagttgtttattttatttttctgcatttaattAGGTCTCAATTGCACAATTCTTATATcacaacatttttaattaattttcgtgcttttaaatcattttgtTAGACTTTAGTTTCACAATCAAAAACTTAAAAAAACAGTCCTTGAGGAGACGATATCGGCTACTTGTTGTTGTATTACTTGttgttgacagtgtacacttgcacttTGTTATACTATCCGCAACAAGCTTTTGGCGCCGTTGTTGGGGACTATTTAAAGTCATTTATTGTGAAATTAATTATCTTGCAATttggtttaattttatttagtGCTGACTTGGGTGATTCTCGTGCAAATTCAAGTTCACACAGTGCATGAACAAGAATCAAAACCCTAAACTACTTCCCCTTGATCTAGAAATTGAACGTACATTCAGAAGAaggcaaaaattacaaaaatccaaAAGGGAAGTAGTAGTGATGGATGTTGAGCAAGGAGCTCAACAGGGAGCCGCTCAAAGGGCAGCAAATCAAGCAGGAGCTGCTCAAGAAAGAGTAGCTCAATGGGGAGTAGTTGTTAATAATGGGCAGAACGTTGTTATTATAGTTTATGATTGAGATCATGCCATTAGGCAATACACTCTCCCCCTCTTCAACGAGCACAATCCAGGAATTGTGAGACCAGAAATTCAGGTTGCATAGTTTGAATTGTATTCGGTTATGTTCCAAATGCTTCAAACTGTGGGCCAATTCAGTGGGATGCCAACAGAAGATCCTCACCTTCATCTTCCCTTGTTCATTGAAGTGAGTGATTCTTTCAAGTGTCTCAGAGTTACAGAGGATGCCCTGAGATTGAAAGTGTTCCCATACTCCTTGAGAAACAGAGCGAGAGCTTAGTTGAACTCTTTGCCATCTGATTCTATGACTACTTGGCAAGTGTTGGCTGAGCGGTTTTTGATGAAGCACTTTCCTCCCACTAAGAATTCCAAGCTCCGCAATGAGATTACTTCATTTCAGCAACTTGATGAAGAATCTTTATATGCGGCATGGGAGTGGTTTAAGGAGTTGTTACGAAATTCCCTCATCATGGCATTCCTCGTTGCATCCAAATGGAGACGTTCTATAATGGTCTCAACACTTACACAAGAATGGTGGTTGATGATTCGGGGAATGGGGTTCTTCTTGCTAAGTcctataatgaggcatatgaaatcCTTGAGAGGATATCCAACAACTATCAGTGGCCCACTACTAGATCATCTACAGGTAGAAAGGTGGCTAGTATTCATGATGTAGATGCCATCACTTCCTTGGCGGCCCAAGTTTCCTCTATTTTGAATATGCTTAAGACAATGAACATGGGGATGAATCAGTCAATGGGGCAGCCTATGGGGTCACAAATGGGGCAAATGGAGAACATTTCTTGTGTGTATTGTGGTGAGGGTCATATTTTTTACAATTGTCCTTCCAATTTCGCAGTTGTGTGTTACATGGGGAACCAAAATAGGAATGGTCCTTATTCTAATTCCTACAATCCATCATG
The genomic region above belongs to Humulus lupulus chromosome 1, drHumLupu1.1, whole genome shotgun sequence and contains:
- the LOC133832224 gene encoding uncharacterized protein LOC133832224, which translates into the protein METFYNGLNTYTRMVVDDSGNGVLLAKSYNEAYEILERISNNYQWPTTRSSTGRKVASIHDVDAITSLAAQVSSILNMLKTMNMGMNQSMGQPMGSQMGQMENISCVYCGEGHIFYNCPSNFAVVCYMGNQNRNGPYSNSYNPSWRQHPNFSWNNQWRSGKELENNKTNSGHEDEPTSIQINEEIQNDVEISSVPKFASAQNVAQLLQHSRPDSSISKQLPPFPQRFQKQKLDSQFKKFLDMLKQLHINIPLVEELEQMPNYVKFMKDVLTRKRRL